atatatgtgtcggaggtggagggaacgaggagaaaagggagaccaaattggaggtggaaagatggagtgaaaaagattttgtgtgatcggggcctgaacatgcaggagggtgaaaggagggcaaggaatagagtgaattggattgatgtggtataccggggttgacgtgctgtcagtggattgaatcagggtatgtgaagcgtctggggtaaaccatggaaagctgtgtaggtatgtatatgtgcgtgtgtggacgtgtatgtatatatctgtgtatgggggtgggttgggccatttctttcgtctgtttccttgcgctacctcgcaaacgcgggagacagcggcaaaaaaaaaaaaataattcatactgtctgcccttattcattcccatcgtcacccccgccacacatgaaatgacaaccccctcccccgacgtgtgtgaggtagtgctaggaaaagacaacaaaggccacattcgttcacactcagtctctagctgtcatgtataatgcaccgaaaccacagctccctttccacatccagtccccacaaaactttccatggtttaccccagacactttacatgccctggttcaatccattgacagcacgtcgaccccgatataccacattgttccaattcactctattccttgcacgcctttcaccctcctgcatgttcaagccccaataactcaaaatctttttcactccatctttccacctccaatttggtctacttctcgttccctgtacctctgacacatatatcctctttgtcaatctttcctcactcattctctccatgtgaccaaaccatttcaaaacaccctcttctgctctcgcatccacattttttttattaccacacatctctcttaccctttcattacttactcgatcaaaccacctcacaccacatattgtcctcaaacatctcatttccagcacatccaccctcctccacacagctctatctatagcccatgcctcacaaccatgtaacattgttggaaccactattccttcaaacatacccattttggctttccaagataacgatctcgacttccacacttttttcaatgcccacagaactttcgccccctcacccaccctatgattcacttctgcttaagtggttccatccgctgccaaatccattcccagatatctaaaacactttacttcctccagtttttctctattcaaacttacctcccagttgacttgtccctcaaccctactgtacctaataaccttcctcttattcgcatttactctcagctttcttatttcacacactttaccaaactcagtcaaggGGTGAACAGTGTGAACAAACAAGCTAAGGGTTACCGACAAGACAATACCCTATGCAACACACTTGCCAAGTAAATCCTTCCCTGAATTTCCAGTTAAACATGAGGCAAACTGTGGGTTCCTCTTCCCAGTTTGGATAGACTCCACAGTTTGGTCTCCAAATTTTTCTGTAAACATGTGGCCATTAGAGTCTTAGGCATAACTGTGGCCATTAGCATCTTGGGCTGAATTGTGAGGAAGAAAAGCCTAGGTTCCATGAACTGTGACCGTTAGAGTCTCAGGCAGAAATGATAGATAGAAAAGGCTAGGAATGCATCACAAGACAAGGTAAGGAGGAAGACAAGGCTATAtaaccatcataaggtaaggtataatcttatatttttttatacatactGATGCAACTTTCATTCTTTTCAAACTAACTGATTTCTTAGTTTGAGCAAATAGTGACTACTACCTATGGAATATTTAAGCAGATGTTTTGAATGATACTATTCAGTATTCTATAAATGAGGAAAACATTGTATGGACAACCTGCATTTAAGTGCAGTAGAGAATGTGcataatgaaggaaaagaaaagatggCATTATACATATGATTTATTAAAACTCATTGCTTTAGGGTCATTACCAGTAATTTGCATAGTAGAGGACTAGGATATTTGGGGAAAATCATGCAAATACAACTATGTTAAAAGTGAAGCATGAATGAAATTGACAGGTGGAGGGATTTGTTTAGTTTCTGACTATTGTTTTATAATTTTAATACATTGGACTTTTGAACATTTCAGGAGGTGTATTGTGATGTTACATTGGCTTGTGATGGACGATTTTACCCAGTCCACAAGCTGGTTCTCTCCACCTGCAGTGACTTCTTTGATCAGATGTTTGAGAAAACTGCATGCAAGCACCCAGTCATAGTAATGGCCAATATAGCACACAAAGATCTGGAAGCCCTGCTAAACTACATGTACCTGGGTGAAGTGAATGTCTTGCAGACTGAGCTCTCAGCACTTATGAAAGCTGCTGAAATGCTCAGGATTAAAGGTCTTGCTGAGCCAACCAAAGGGCTTTCAGCAAAGGACACTCGAGAGGGTAAGCGAACCATTTCATGGGATAAAGATTTACCTGATAGTAAAAGGAGGAAGTCTGAGGAAATACCAGGTTCTGTTTCAAGACTGTTTCAATCTTCTGTCAGTGAAAGTGATAGAACAACAAATACACGAGATACCCAAAAATCAAGAATAGCGAATAGTGATTCTCAGAATTCGAGGCTTAGTATTCAAATTCCAACAAGATGTGAAAGTAGTTCTAGCAGTTCAACTGACCAGATAGGCACATCATCCACAGAACCACCAAGTCAGCCCACAAGCCAAGAAGCAGGAGCATCTTCCCAGGCTGATCCCAGCTTTGAGCCTGTTGACAAGCCTCCTCGCCCTGAGGTATGCTGTACATTATAAGAATTAGTCTTACCACCAGTAGGTTACTTAGAGGCAGATGCTTGCTCACTTGAGTCAGTGCTGTcattatgatttttctttctgAATGTTTTTATGACAGAGCACATCAGTTAATGTTGGATAAATTTAgaatataccagggtcaatgtgctgtcaatggactgaaccagggcatataaaatgtctggggtacaccttggaaaggtctgtggggcctggatgtggatagggagctgtggtttcagttcattacacatgacagctagacactgagtgtgaatgaatgtggccttttttccctgttttcatggcactacctcactgaggcagggggtagcaatgctgtttcctttggggcagggtggtaccgggaataaatgaaggcaagcaagtatgcatatgtacatgtgtatatttgtctgtgtatgtatatgttgatatgtatgtacgtgtatatatgcctgtatgggcatttatgtttatttatttattattttgcttagccactgtctcccgcgttaacgaggtagctcaaggaaacagacgaaagaatggcccaacccacccacatacgcatgtatatacatacatgtccacacatgtgtatatatatgtgtgtgtgtggatgtaaccaagatgagaaaaaaggagagataggtagtatgtttgaggataggaacctggatgttttgtctgtgagtgaaacgaagctcaagagtaaaggggaagagtggtttgggaatgtcttgggagtaaagtcaggggttagtgagaggacaagagcaagggaaggagtagcactactgaaacaagggtggtgggagtatgtgatagagtgtaagaaagtaaactgtagattgatatgggtaaaactgaaagtggatggagagagatgggtgattattggtgcatatgcacctgggcatgagaagaaagatcatgagaggcaagtgttttgggagtagctgagtgagtggtagttttgatgcacgagactgggttatagtgatgggtgatttgaatgcaaagtgagtaatgtggcagttgaggaataaaggtgtacatggggtgttcagtggtgtaaatggaaatggtgaagagcttgtagatttatgtgctgaaaaaggactggtgattgggaatacctggtttaaaaagagagatattcataagtatacgtatgtaagtaggagagatggccagagagcgttattggattatgaatTGATTGATAGGTGatcgaaagagaaacttttggatgttaatgtgctgagaggtgcaactgaagggatgtctgattggtatcttgtagaggcaaaagtgaagatttgtagaggttttcagaaaagaagagagaatgttggggtgaagagagttgtgagtgtaagtgagcttgggaaggagacttgtgtgaggaagtaccaggagagactgagttcagaatggaaaaaggtgagaacaaaggaggtaaggggagtgggggaggaatgggatgtatttagggaagcagtgatggcttgcgcaaaagatgcttgtggcatgagaagcgtgggaggtgggcagattagaaagggtagtaagtggtgggataaagaggtaagattattagtgaaatagtggagagaggcatttggacgatttttgcaggggaataatgcaaatgagtgggagatgtataaaagaaagaggcaggacgtcaagagaaaggtgcaagaggtgaaaaagagggcaaatgagagttggggtaagagagtatcattaaattttagggagaataaaaagatgttttggaaggaggtaaataaagtgcgtaaggcaagggaacaaatgggaacatcagtgaagggggctaatggggaggtgataacaagtagtggtgatgtgaggagatggagtgagtattttgaaagtttgttgaatgagtttgatgatagagtggcagatatagggtgttttggtcgaggtggtgtgcaaagtgagaaggttagggagaatgattcggtagacagagaagaggtagtaaaagctttaaggaagatgaaagccaggaaagcagcgggtttggatggtattgcagtggaatttatgaaaaaagggggtgactgtattgctgactggttggtaagattatttaatgtatgtatgactcatggtgaggtgcctgaggattggcggaatgcttgcatagtgccattgtacaaaggcaaaggggataaaagtgagtgctcaaattacagaggtataattttgttgagtattcctgggaaattatatgggagggtattgattgagagggtgaaggcatgtacagagcatcagattggggaagagcagtgtggtttcagaagtggtagaggatgtgtggatcaggtgtttgctttgaaaaatgtatgtgagaaatacttagaaaagcaaatggatttgtatgtagcatttatggatctggagaaggcaaatgatagagttgagaataagtgagaaaagattgacaaagaggatatgtgtcagagagggagagaacgataagtgggagaccaaattggaggtggaaagatggagtgaaaatgttttgagtggtaggggcctgaacatgcaggagggtgaaaggcgtgcaaggaatggagtgaattggaatgatgtggtataccagggtcgacgtgctgtcaatggattgaaccagggcatgtgaagcgtctggggtaaaccatggaaagttctgtggggcctggatgtggaaagagagctgtggttttggtgcattatacatgacagctagagactgagtgtgaatgaatgtggcatttgttgtcttttcctagcactacctcgcgcacatgcagggggagagggttggtattttattatgtggtggggtggcgacgagaatgaataagggtagacagtcctctgttctcaacgctacctcgctaatgcgggaaatggcgaatagtatgaaagaaagtatgaattatgtacatgtgtatatatgtatatgtctgtgtgtgtgtatatatatatgtatatgttgagatgtataggtatgtatatgtgcgtgtgtggatgtgtatgtatatacatgtgtatgtgggttagttaggccgttctttcgtctgtttccttgcgctacctcgctaacgtgggaaacagcaacaaagcaaaatagataaataacacgggaaatggcgaatagtttgaaagaaagaaatatatatatatatgtttatggatggggttgttagggaggtaaatgcaagagttttggaaagaggggcaagtatgaagtctgttggggatgagagagcttgggaagtgagtcagttgttgttcgctgatgatacagcgctggtggctgattcatgtgagaaactgcagaagctggtgactgagtttggtaaagtgtgtgaaagaagaaagttaagagtaaatgtgaataagagcatggttattaggtactgtagggttgagggtcaagtcaattgggaggtaagtttgaatggagcaaaactggaggaagtaaagtgttttagatatctgggagtggatctggcagcggatggaaccatggaagcggaagtggatcatagggtgggggagggggcgagaatcctgggagccttgaagaatgtgtggaagtcgagaacattatctcggaaagcaaaaatgggtatgtttgaaggaatagtggttccaacaatgttgtatggttgcgaggcgtgggctgtggatagagttgtgcgcaggaggatggatgtgctggaaatgagatgtttgaggacaatgtgtggtgtgaggtggtttgatcgagtgagtaacgtaagggtaagagagatgtgtggaaataaaaagagcgtggttgagagagcagaagaaggtgttttgaaatggtttgggcacatggagagaatgagtgaggaaagattgaccaagaggatgtatgtgtcggaggtggagggaacgagaagtgggagaccaaattggaggtggaaagatggagtgaaaaagattttgtgtgatcggggcctgaacatgcaggagggtgaaaggagggcaaggaatagagtgaattggatcgatgtggtattctttgtctgtttcctggtgctaccttgctaatatgggaaacagcggttaagtgtaaaataaataaaaaaaattattgttataTCAtaattaatcactgtttcccgcatcagcgaggtagtgatagagtgtcaggaacaaatgaagaaaagctgcattcactcacatccagtctcttgctgtcatgtttaatgcaccaaaaacatagCCCCCTATCCTCAACAGAGCTCCACAGACATTTCCTTGGTTTTACTCAGCCACTGTGCATgatctggtttagtccattgacattTTGACAGCCCCTATATCCTACATCATTCCCAGTCACTCTATCCTATGCTTGCCTCTCACTGCATATCAATGATACCAGATGAAATCTCTGAGGCTCTACTTCTTAGAGTGCAGACAatagaggtatatcatcataatattattttttttattattattatactttattgctgtctcccgcgttagcaaggtagtgcaaggaaacacctatacctggaaaatcctagaaagtatggttcccaacttacttTCAGAAATGTGATCCTGGTAGCACAACAGGCACTGAAATCTTTGTTGAATAgttcctctgaaatccaaagataTGGtatacacaaaaagagagaacatctTTAACATCAAGGGCCCAAGTCTCTTTGACACCTTGCCTGCTATCATCAGAAATAGCATGAAATGCACAGTGAAGTTTGACAGTGCACTGGACAAATATCTACAAAGTCCACCATACCAGCCAGGCTGTAGTGACTATGTGGCCCTGTGGGCTACATCTTCCAACAGCCTGGCCCAGCCTAGGCTGCGGGGTGGAGACCCCTGAGGACTGCATCAGCCATATTCACTTGGCAAGTGTCATGATGATAAGAGGTATTCTGTGTATGATTTAGGACTAAGGTGCTTATCATTAACTTCATATGATGCTAAGTCTAAAGTAGCCCATCAGTTATTTCTTGTGAAGATTTGTTGCCTTTTTCCTAACTTAATAGATATTCTTTTCCAGGTTAAAATGGAAGAAGTATTAGTAAAAGAAGAGCCCTCAGGTTGGTTCCCTGACACAGAGGAAGGGCTGGAAAGCTTGCAGTACAGTGAACCAGACACAAGCCTTGAGTACAGTAGTCAGCAGACAAACTACCAGGCAGGATGTCTACCGTGGGAGTTGGCTGCCACTCAGGCACAGACCTTAGACACTCATTTGTCACAGAACATTCCTGGACCTTCAAGAATACAAGGGGTAAGTTTGACTTTGAAATTTTGATTGTGATTATGCCTTTATAATactttattattgtttttattttaaGTTTTCGTTTTTTCTTTGACTTATTCTTTTCCCTGATGGAATGAATTTGATTTTTCAGATAGTATTTTTTTCAGATGCAAAAGCTAGACTGGTGCACAATTTAAAATTTGATCGTATGTTGTTAATCATCATTAgaagtagaagtaataggtaggagcattaaaaGTAGTctaaggaacattaggtgggagtctCTGCAAACAGTGCACTGGATTTGCCctttgtcagtggcctgttaagattgaggcactaaaggctaagcattggcactggagttctttaggtATGGAGATTATGTtgcagtggccacccctttgTGGGAGTTCCAGTTACAACAGACATCAAAGATATGGATAAATAGATCATTTACATTTTTCTGTGCTTTTGCCTTTTATCACGGGATGAATATGTCTTATCCTACAGTGAGTCAGTGAGTGAGCAAAGGAAATGAGGGAGTTTACTCTCTCTAGGAATAATTGGGCATCATCTAAGTAATAACCTGAGAGTAATCCTACCATCCATCTCTAAAACCAGGATCATCTTGTGTGAACCACTGCTCACTGCCTTTTTGCATCACAGGTTCAAGCCCAGAGTTTGTACTTAGTCAAATATTTATCTGCTACATGCTAACCTAAACAACAGTGTCTGGCCTGACCTAAACAACAGTCTGGTTTATTGCTTCATTTTTTACTTTTTCGCTCACCCTCTGTCAGGCCCTCATTGACAAAATACGCATCCTTTTACTTGTGATTACTTTTTGACTTGGGGAACAAGTAAGTAGGTCATTCCATCAAGATGAGGTTCATTATATGTGTTAAGGGCCCATGCAGTTCAAGTTTCTTTACATTTAAGAAGTGTGTGTCTCTCTTAATTTGGTGCTTCTTAGTGCACATATCAGTAGAGAAGTGTTTTTTAGTGTTTTTCCTCCATGTGGGTCATGTTTTGGCtgtactttttttatttttcctgtgaTTTTGGCATTGCTGTTATGAGATGCAATCACATTACCATCTCATAGCAGTTTTGATGACCATCTACTTCAACAAGGCAGCCAGCATTTTGTAAAACTTTCATATGTGTCCACTGTTTTCCATGTAAGCATGGTAGCAccaaaaacaaatgaagaaatggcctcatttgctcacatccaggtGGCTTTGCAGGCCTCTCCATGAtattccctgactgcttcatatgccctagttcagtcctttgacagcacattgcccttTGCATACCATtttgctccatttcactctattctatgtACATCCTACACGCTACTGCTTGTCCAGGCCCCaagtactcaaaatctttttcaccccatctttccatctacaatttggtttGTCCCTTCCCTTGTTTTCACCACCTCTGATATGTAAATCTTTTTTATCAACTTATCCTCTATCATTTTcccaatatgtccaaaccaattcacacccatcctcaatcattttctccatatgtccaaaccaattcacaccctcttcaggtctgTCAGCTATACTCCTCTTATTAGTGCAgccctcccttaccctatcatttaTCACTTGGTCAACGTCAGCTATACTCCTCTTATTAGTGCAgccctcccttaccctatcatttaTCACTTGGTCAACCCGCCTCACTGTATGTTGTcatcagacattttatttccaacacgttCACTTGCTTCTCTACATTCTCATCTAGAGCcagtgcctcgcatccatataacacttgTGTGTAGTATACCTTCAGACATGACTATTTTTGtctgaacaatcgcatgtttaccaaatggcatcctggCTTCgtctttcgatgtatatcaactgtctcccctgatgatgtgattattacacaaaagtgcacttgggaacttatcgtgtttcattttccccgtggactcataggaataccacatcgttccaattcactctattccttgcatgcctttcaccctcctgcatattcaggccccaatcactcaaaatctttttcactccatctttccacctccaatttggtctcccaccactcctccttccctccacctctgacacatatatcctcttggtcaatctttcctcactcattctctccatgtgaccaaaccatttcaaaacgccctcttctgctctctcaaccacactctttttatttccacacatctctcttacccttacattacttactcgatcaaaccacctcacaccacatattgtcctcaaacatctcatttcctgcacatccaccctcctgcgcacaactctatccatagcccatgcctcgcaaccatacaacattgttggaaccactattccttcaaacatacccatttttgctttccgagataatgttctcgacttcaaaacattcttcaaggctcccagaattttcgccccctcccccaccctatgattcacttccgcttccattgttccatccactgccagatccactcccagatatctaaaacactttacttcctccagtttttctccattcaaacgtacctcccaattgatgctctctggccatctttcctacttacatactatgtattatctcgctttttaaaccaggtattcccaatcaccagtcctttttcagcacataaatctacaagctcttcaccatttccatttacaacactgaacaccccatgtataccaattattccctcacctgccacattactcacctttgcattcaaatcacccatcactataacccggtctcgtgcatcaaaaccactaacacactcactcagctgcttccaaaacacttgcctctcattatctttcttctcatgcccaggtgcatatgcaccaataatcacccatctctctccattaactttcagttttacccatatcaatccagaatatactttctttcactctatcacatactcccacaactcctgtttcaggaggagtgctactccttcccttgctcttgtcctctcactaacccctgactttactcccaagacattcccaaaccactcttcccctttacccttgagcttcgtttcagtcagagccaaaacatccaggttcctttcctcaaacatactacctatctctccttttttctcatcttggttacatccacacatatttagacaccccaatctgagccttcgaggaggatgagcactcctcgcgcgactccttcttctgtttctccttttagaaagttaaaatacaaggaggggaggatttctggccccccgctcccgccccctttagtcgccttctacgacacgtgaggaatgcgtgggaagtattctttctcccctatcccttatcccctatatatatatgtttctttctttcttttcttttaaactattcgccatttcccgcgttagcgaggtagcgttaagaacagaggactgggccttttttggaatatcctcatctggccccctctgttccttcttttggaaaattaaaaaaaaacgggaggggaggatgtccagccccccgctccccccatatatatatatatatatatatatatatatatatatatatatatatatatatatatatatatatatgactcatggtgaggtgcctgaggattggcggaatgcatgcatagtaccattgtacaaaggcaaaggggacaagagtgagtgctcagattacagaggtataagtttcttgagtattcctgggaaattatatgggagggtattgattgagagggtgaaggcatgtacagagcatcagattggggaagagcagtgtggtttcagaagtggtagaggatgtgtggatcaggtgtttgccttgaagaatgtatgtgagaaatacttagaaaagcaaacggatttgtatgtagcatttatggatctggagaaggcatatgatagagttgatagagatgctctgtggaaggtattaagaatatatggtgtgggaggcaagttgttagaagcagtgaaaagtttttatcgaggatgtaaggcatgtgtacgtgtaggaagagaggaaagtgattggttctcagtgaatgtaggtttgcggcaggggtgtgtgatgtctccatggttgtttaatttgtttatggatggggttgttagggaggtgaatgcaagagttttggaaagaggggcaagtatgaagtctgttgtggatgagagagcttgggaagtgagtcagttgttgttcgctgatgatacagcgctggtggctgattcatgtgagaaactgcagaagctggtgactgagtttagtaaagtgtgtgaaagaagaaagttaagagtaaatgtgaataagagcaaggttattaggtacagtagggttgagggtcaagtcaattgggagggaagttcgaatggagaaaaactggaggaagtaaagtgttttagatatctgggagtggatctggcagcgaatggaaccatggaagcggaagt
This sequence is a window from Panulirus ornatus isolate Po-2019 chromosome 11, ASM3632096v1, whole genome shotgun sequence. Protein-coding genes within it:
- the LOC139751162 gene encoding uncharacterized protein isoform X6, translating into MDGGLLSLRWNDHGQTFFSMLSSVRKREVYCDVTLACDGRFYPVHKLVLSTCSDFFDQMFEKTACKHPVIVMANIAHKDLEALLNYMYLGEVNVLQTELSALMKAAEMLRIKGLAEPTKGLSAKDTREGKRTISWDKDLPDSKRRKSEEIPGSVSRLFQSSVSESDRTTNTRDTQKSRIANSDSQNSRLSIQIPTRCESSSSSSTDQIGTSSTEPPSQPTSQEAGASSQADPSFEPVDKPPRPEVKMEEVLVKEEPSGWFPDTEEGLESLQYSEPDTSLEYSSQQTNYQAGCLPWELAATQAQTLDTHLSQNIPGPSRIQGMDGFLMQEHQGTNYQILNNEDLYRAKERARKKRHYERQKWKCHIDQDYKEEIRRKWRERKARQRMKTDKLIGGQS
- the LOC139751162 gene encoding uncharacterized protein isoform X1, which produces MDGGLLSLRWNDHGQTFFSMLSSVRKREVYCDVTLACDGRFYPVHKLVLSTCSDFFDQMFEKTACKHPVIVMANIAHKDLEALLNYMYLGEVNVLQTELSALMKAAEMLRIKGLAEPTKGLSAKDTREGKRTISWDKDLPDSKRRKSEEIPGSVSRLFQSSVSESDRTTNTRDTQKSRIANSDSQNSRLSIQIPTRCESSSSSSTDQIGTSSTEPPSQPTSQEAGASSQADPSFEPVDKPPRPEVKMEEVLVKEEPSGWFPDTEEGLESLQYSEPDTSLEYSSQQTNYQAGCLPWELAATQAQTLDTHLSQNIPGPSRIQGTEESSQARPMTEKSIVMDSAEAAIPLNASSHLSCIDIGTLNLSLPKRFSTSLIKKILTTRFVPHKYWKPPQRQFGKYRRRVPEKLFNIQEYPTLRYSVIQDGLYCAPCVVFQNTDAILIDGRIPYAGTSRDKLSDTK
- the LOC139751162 gene encoding uncharacterized protein isoform X2 → MDGGLLSLRWNDHGQTFFSMLSSVRKREVYCDVTLACDGRFYPVHKLVLSTCSDFFDQMFEKTACKHPVIVMANIAHKDLEALLNYMYLGEVNVLQTELSALMKAAEMLRIKGLAEPTKGLSAKDTREGKRTISWDKDLPDSKRRKSEEIPGSVSRLFQSSVSESDRTTNTRDTQKSRIANSDSQNSRLSIQIPTRCESSSSSSTDQIGTSSTEPPSQPTSQEAGASSQADPSFEPVDKPPRPEVKMEEVLVKEEPSGWFPDTEEGLESLQYSEPDTSLEYSSQQTNYQAGCLPWELAATQAQTLDTHLSQNIPGPSRIQGTEESSQARPMTEKSIVMDSAEAAIPLNASSHLSCIDIGTLNLSLPKRFSTSLIKKILTTRFVPHKYWKPPQRQFGKYRRRVPEKLFNIQEYPTLRYSVIQDGLYCAPCVVFQNTDAILIGHP
- the LOC139751162 gene encoding uncharacterized protein isoform X5; this encodes MDGGLLSLRWNDHGQTFFSMLSSVRKREVYCDVTLACDGRFYPVHKLVLSTCSDFFDQMFEKTACKHPVIVMANIAHKDLEALLNYMYLGEVNVLQTELSALMKAAEMLRIKGLAEPTKGLSAKDTREGKRTISWDKDLPDSKRRKSEEIPGSVSRLFQSSVSESDRTTNTRDTQKSRIANSDSQNSRLSIQIPTRCESSSSSSTDQIGTSSTEPPSQPTSQEAGASSQADPSFEPVDKPPRPEVKMEEVLVKEEPSGWFPDTEEGLESLQYSEPDTSLEYSSQQTNYQAGCLPWELAATQAQTLDTHLSQNIPGPSRIQGNDGSCVIGMGKRSSRGRRKKLTEEERQTLLELAQTNPYVSSEVLRKLFIQHLHTNISSRTIRRELIQAGLQTFRSSYSHITSSLVSRHSTS
- the LOC139751162 gene encoding uncharacterized protein isoform X7, which encodes MDGGLLSLRWNDHGQTFFSMLSSVRKREVYCDVTLACDGRFYPVHKLVLSTCSDFFDQMFEKTACKHPVIVMANIAHKDLEALLNYMYLGEVNVLQTELSALMKAAEMLRIKGLAEPTKGLSAKDTREGKRTISWDKDLPDSKRRKSEEIPGSVSRLFQSSVSESDRTTNTRDTQKSRIANSDSQNSRLSIQIPTRCESSSSSSTDQIGTSSTEPPSQPTSQEAGASSQADPSFEPVDKPPRPEVKMEEVLVKEEPSGWFPDTEEGLESLQYSEPDTSLEYSSQQTNYQAGCLPWELAATQAQTLDTHLSQNIPGPSRIQGVEEDGSFPMGRSRRECIRWTPEQRLQIHQACCEMGPAKAAREMSQRFGRKLNESTVRSIHKSFIFRR
- the LOC139751162 gene encoding uncharacterized protein isoform X4, with the protein product MDGGLLSLRWNDHGQTFFSMLSSVRKREVYCDVTLACDGRFYPVHKLVLSTCSDFFDQMFEKTACKHPVIVMANIAHKDLEALLNYMYLGEVNVLQTELSALMKAAEMLRIKGLAEPTKGLSAKDTREGKRTISWDKDLPDSKRRKSEEIPGSVSRLFQSSVSESDRTTNTRDTQKSRIANSDSQNSRLSIQIPTRCESSSSSSTDQIGTSSTEPPSQPTSQEAGASSQADPSFEPVDKPPRPEVKMEEVLVKEEPSGWFPDTEEGLESLQYSEPDTSLEYSSQQTNYQAGCLPWELAATQAQTLDTHLSQNIPGPSRIQGRQERWTQYIEEQRERYRKYEATKRSRNFVESWRLEFEWVYYDTKRRVMTCTTCLKYGTEEDRNSRFVSGNTNFKRLALVRHQRSRIHRRCEARRIAELGPDATEGHHGILA